The genomic stretch TGTTCTGTTTCTGTGAATGAAAAAGTAAATTCATTGGGACATCACAAACTACCTTTGCAGCAAATGTTGCATTCATCTAATGAAAACATTAGAATCAATTTTTTCACTTCACCAATTCGACCAACCAAACAAAAAACTTTGCACAAAAAACCAGAGATTTATACACAAATCAAGCATATTCAACAGCGCTAAATTTGGTTCAACCGGAATCACTAGAATCGCCATCACTCTCACTCTCTGCTTCACCACTTCTCCTCTCACCACCAAACGTAAAGCTAACCCAAATCTccttcctcctcttcttctcgtCATCCACCGGCATCTCGTATCTACAAACGGGGCAGGAGCCGTGAATTCTCAACCATTTCTCTATACACTCGCCGTGAAACCTATGCTTGCACGGCATCCGTTTCGCCTTCTCCCCGGCTTCCCACTGCTCCAAGCAGATCACGCACTGAtcgccttcttcttcttcttcgccgTCTACCACTTCTACGGTCTCCAAAGCTTCAATAGCCGCTTTCGACGCCGGTGGCCGGCCGCTCTTGAGAGAGAACAATTCCTCGAGAAAGGACGCAAAACCTGACGGGCTGTTGTGGCTATTATCGCTGCTGCTTCTCTCGATCAAGACCATGCCCTGCGTGAAGGGGTTGATGAGCACGATCCGGTCAGGCGGGCTGCCCGAATCCTCCGCCGCCGCAGCGTTTAGGCCGAGGAAGGGTAGGAAGAGGGAGACGTCTCTGTTTCTCGAATTGATTAGGTTTTCGATGAAGGGAGAGGGCTCCGAAGCCATTTTTTGCGACGAAATtgaaaagagagaagagagattgGGAGGTCGATTAGGGATTGATGATTCGATGGAAATGGAGTGATGAAGAAATTGGGAATTTTTAAGCATGATGGTGGGCAGCAACAGGAAGCTAGTAGAAGGATCTAGAAGTAAATTAGTGTGTTTGTTGATTGAGGGACTGATtgtttagagtgtccactatgggaccgCCGCTCCAATAGCCCCGGCGGGGGCAGTCTTGGGGCGGTCTATAGTGAAGGTGTTGTCCGCCCCCGGGGCTGACGAGGAGTGTGGGGGCGGTAGGCAGCGACggggggcgaggacgcggcggatAGGTGAGGTGCCTATAGTGGAGCGGTGCCCGGCGCGGCTACAGGcggcgatttttttttaattcaatttaattcacctataaatacatctcattccattcattattttcacatcattccaactcttcatcactaaaaatttctctcactagacTTTGTGGTCAGAAAtggacaatttgtggagagacacgtggaatgctctgattcaacaggtaCAACACCAGGCCGCACAGGAGGATGCGGCGCgcttggcggaggaggcggaggctgcgatccctcgtgc from Salvia splendens isolate huo1 chromosome 4, SspV2, whole genome shotgun sequence encodes the following:
- the LOC121797656 gene encoding E3 ubiquitin-protein ligase MPSR1-like, producing MLKNSQFLHHSISIESSIPNRPPNLSSLFSISSQKMASEPSPFIENLINSRNRDVSLFLPFLGLNAAAAEDSGSPPDRIVLINPFTQGMVLIERSSSDNSHNSPSGFASFLEELFSLKSGRPPASKAAIEALETVEVVDGEEEEEGDQCVICLEQWEAGEKAKRMPCKHRFHGECIEKWLRIHGSCPVCRYEMPVDDEKKRRKEIWVSFTFGGERRSGEAESESDGDSSDSG